TCACGCGCTTGTTCCAATTGTGTCATTGCCTCAGACTGTTCTATACTGAATAATCACTGTTCGCGAGAAGCGAACAGGTTCGCCGCTTTGTAGATGCTCTAAACGTGTTTAGCGCAACAACTGGCGATAGTTACCGGCGCTTTGCTCCATCGTTATTCGCCAATACCGGCTCATTCCCCAGGCATCTACGGTGTGTTCAGTATAGCGCTTCTCCACAACTGTGGCAATTGCTACGCTGGAAGCCTGATCTGTCGGGCAGCGCAGGTCTACGCCTGGTAGCGCGAAGTGGCCGGCTCACCGTAACCTATCCCACTCCAGTCACAGAGATGAACCGGTGCGGAAGTATTGCATCCACCCTCGATGCAACATCGGGTTCTGACGACTGATAGATTACCCTGATCGCCTAGCCACCGTCCGGGGTGGGCGTCGGCTCGATTTCCGGTGACGGTTGGGGAGAGGGTGATGGGGTCGGGGTTGGCGTCGGCTCTGGGATAATCACCACTGTCACGGTTGGCGCTTCACCCACGATGCTGACCCCATCAGGCAGCAGGGGTTGGACAGGGAACTGATAGGCACCAGGAGCAAGTCCGCTGACGTTAATGGTTGCTTCCAGCGGCGTCGCCGCCAGGGCATTCAGTTGGGCACTGGTACCGGCGAAGGTTATCTCAACGACCTCTGGTGATACGGTGACAAGGAGACCATTTTCTAAACCGTCGATCACAATCTCGACCGGTAAGCGAATCTGGAATGGCAAGGTAATTGGTGTGATCTCAACCGTTACCCGCACAGCGTTCGACTCGCCCTGAGCCGGCGAAGTACCGGTCGGGATGATTAACGGTACGATGCGCACCACCGTCTCACGAGCGTTGGCGATATCGATAGCTTCTGTCTGCAACAGGTTGATCGCGTCAAGCGGGCCAGAACTACCGGTAAGGGTGATTAATGGCGGATCAACCTTGATATCGGTGACGGCAAATCCCGGCGCCGGTGAGCCGATGATAATCGGCGAAACCGGCACCAGTCGCAGACCAACCACCGGATTAATCGGGATAACGACAGTCACCGTTGCCGGTCGAACCTGCACTCCTTCAACCGGCTGATTATTG
This genomic window from Chloroflexus aurantiacus J-10-fl contains:
- a CDS encoding CdaR family protein, whose translation is MNGVRSIVLRAFLAFGLSFALWSFVSFSENPEETARFEDLTLQIVGLAEDMVIVDANGLPTTSFPLVDVTLRTDRRQRSELRPVDIRVVADLSNLGPGDHLVPINVQPTRSNLSFSVPAGGIEPSAISIRIEPVETVTVPIRLEIVGSPPFSFERGDPEIRYNGNLIDTVTVSGPQSRVVRVAAVRTVANIAQLRASYVAPLNLTPVDNNNQPVEGVQVRPATVTVVIPINPVVGLRLVPVSPIIIGSPAPGFAVTDIKVDPPLITLTGSSGPLDAINLLQTEAIDIANARETVVRIVPLIIPTGTSPAQGESNAVRVTVEITPITLPFQIRLPVEIVIDGLENGLLVTVSPEVVEITFAGTSAQLNALAATPLEATINVSGLAPGAYQFPVQPLLPDGVSIVGEAPTVTVVIIPEPTPTPTPSPSPQPSPEIEPTPTPDGG